Below is a genomic region from Deltaproteobacteria bacterium.
CCTGGAAAAAGCCCGGCAGCTACTAGGATTAGGTATTAGAGCCACCCGCAGAGAGATTCAGGCTGCTTATCGCCGGGCTGCCCGCCGCTGGCATCCCGACGCCGCTTCCCCTGACAACCTGGCCGAACACCATGCCCGGATGCAGGAGATTAATGAGGCCTATCACTGTATCCTGCGATTTTTAGAAAAATATCGTTATCATCTTGAAGAGGCATCGGCAACCCAGGACAACTATCAAACTTGGTGGCACGAACATTT
It encodes:
- a CDS encoding DnaJ domain-containing protein, whose protein sequence is MNLEKARQLLGLGIRATRREIQAAYRRAARRWHPDAASPDNLAEHHARMQEINEAYHCILRFLEKYRYHLEEASATQDNYQTWWHEHFGQDVLWETAKSRRPRRKSSKRRQS